A DNA window from Shewanella baltica contains the following coding sequences:
- a CDS encoding YcxB family protein, producing MPTPYSYSTTYILDKAHFDECYTQSVVPDPTLKPYYKAIGLALIGIALIFADISLYLAYFFVGLGVIEALNVKYHKAWWLMRQMMSKAASNEVTLTIDEQGIHTQSMSVTSQILWTDIYRIKETEKGFLITHKAGTSYVSLRSLDEAAAAYIKTKI from the coding sequence ATGCCGACGCCCTATTCTTACTCAACGACCTATATTTTAGATAAAGCCCATTTCGATGAGTGCTATACCCAATCTGTCGTGCCTGATCCCACGCTCAAACCTTACTACAAAGCCATAGGGTTGGCCCTGATAGGTATCGCGCTGATCTTCGCCGACATTAGCCTGTATTTAGCTTACTTCTTCGTTGGACTCGGCGTTATCGAGGCGCTCAATGTGAAGTATCACAAGGCATGGTGGTTGATGCGTCAAATGATGAGTAAAGCGGCCAGCAATGAGGTCACGCTCACCATTGATGAGCAAGGGATTCACACTCAATCTATGTCAGTGACCAGCCAAATTTTATGGACCGACATTTACCGGATTAAAGAAACTGAAAAAGGTTTCTTGATCACCCACAAGGCAGGCACGAGTTATGTATCCTTGCGTAGCTTAGATGAGGCGGCTGCGGCCTATATTAAAACTAAAATCTAG
- a CDS encoding DUF1971 domain-containing protein, whose product MALVPKDFVNYKSTPVFCRDNVPNMLLHMHNTKAGVYGQIQVLTGSLKFYGFTGSRGELDKEIIIRADETAISHPEYWHKVELLTEDTQFRLHFYAHKDSAIVAQQQSERSE is encoded by the coding sequence ATGGCCTTAGTCCCTAAAGATTTTGTAAATTACAAATCAACGCCGGTTTTCTGCCGTGACAACGTCCCTAACATGTTGCTGCACATGCACAATACGAAGGCTGGCGTGTATGGGCAGATCCAAGTGCTAACGGGCAGCTTAAAGTTCTATGGCTTTACGGGCAGCAGAGGCGAGTTAGATAAAGAAATCATCATTCGCGCCGATGAAACGGCCATTTCTCATCCCGAGTATTGGCACAAAGTGGAGCTACTGACAGAAGATACCCAGTTCAGACTCCACTTTTATGCCCATAAAGATTCCGCCATAGTGGCGCAGCAACAATCCGAGCGAAGTGAATAG
- a CDS encoding VOC family protein produces MIHLEHINLVVDDIPAALRFYQAAFPHWRVRGGDKGTWYGKPRNWIHFGDDYQYIAFSDNGEGENRDLTGHQIGLAHFAFVTDNLDAVIARLTQAGFPIAKDGMEDPYRRNIYFFDAHGFEVEFVEYLTDIPAERNRY; encoded by the coding sequence ATGATTCATTTAGAGCATATCAACTTAGTGGTAGACGACATCCCCGCAGCACTGCGCTTTTATCAGGCGGCTTTTCCCCACTGGCGTGTTCGCGGTGGCGATAAGGGCACTTGGTACGGCAAACCTCGTAATTGGATTCATTTTGGCGATGATTATCAATACATTGCTTTTAGTGATAATGGTGAGGGAGAAAACCGAGATTTAACTGGCCATCAAATTGGACTGGCGCATTTTGCCTTTGTGACCGACAACTTAGATGCTGTGATAGCAAGATTGACCCAAGCAGGCTTCCCTATTGCCAAAGATGGCATGGAAGACCCCTATCGACGCAATATTTACTTCTTCGACGCCCATGGTTTTGAAGTGGAATTTGTCGAGTATTTAACTGATATTCCAGCGGAGCGAAATCGCTATTAG
- a CDS encoding DUF4136 domain-containing protein, translating into MGYRHFASLLVAVALLSACSSKPKNDYDLNYDFSTLHSFTQLTPQPTDDPLSAQRIQVEINNQLAQKGFVENTQAPDFNVAYALLTQDKPKDSGLSIGLGTGTFGSSGGIGIGTSVGVPLGSNTAKIQTIHIDIVDPKTKALIWRGSDSYDFDAGGNEKAQDTAKAVSRILAQFPPKK; encoded by the coding sequence ATGGGATACCGTCACTTTGCCAGTCTGCTCGTCGCCGTTGCCTTATTAAGCGCTTGTAGCAGTAAACCGAAAAACGATTACGATCTCAATTACGACTTCAGCACACTGCACAGCTTTACCCAGCTAACACCACAGCCAACGGACGACCCACTCAGCGCCCAACGCATTCAAGTAGAAATCAACAATCAGTTGGCTCAAAAAGGCTTTGTCGAGAATACCCAAGCCCCCGACTTTAACGTCGCCTACGCCCTACTGACCCAAGATAAACCTAAAGATTCAGGGCTATCTATTGGATTAGGTACTGGCACATTTGGGAGTTCAGGTGGGATAGGAATAGGTACCAGCGTTGGGGTACCACTGGGCAGTAATACCGCTAAAATTCAAACTATTCATATAGATATTGTCGACCCAAAGACCAAAGCGCTCATTTGGCGTGGTAGCGACAGTTATGATTTCGATGCAGGCGGCAATGAGAAAGCCCAAGATACCGCCAAAGCCGTCAGTCGGATTTTGGCGCAGTTCCCACCGAAAAAATGA
- a CDS encoding ATP-binding protein gives MKRLFISLYLLLSLSVLGIGWTLDSLWQKNVDDNNALDAPLVALAQLLAELPPDTRQRYLEAIPANPVMPLQLLSAGQVALADNQAISTSTVFTTTTNDDNLLQFIRVGDQVLMAGPLDIDPRANLRSLFTLFFYLSLALVALIWVGPLSRDLSILRKATKEFGEAKWDTRITLSNRSQVKPLANTFNEMARHISALIENQKHLSNAVSHEIRTPLARLKFALALMPMYCQPDSDEQKRQDFLDEMQLDIKEMEDLLQELLTYASLESQREGIQLDEYDLINLINQSIKRLETLSPTPITLKTEVEKLPLFGEPALIERALQNLLTNAQRFARTEIIIEVKQTQHRVNLSVSNDGEAIPAVDLPKVFEPFYRSQSVQNGNKGHGLGLAIIKRIMQRHQGNVSVTSNAQHTRFNLIWPKKRKL, from the coding sequence GTGAAACGTCTCTTTATCAGTTTATATCTGCTACTCAGTCTCAGCGTGCTTGGGATTGGCTGGACACTCGACAGCCTGTGGCAGAAAAATGTGGATGACAATAACGCCCTCGATGCGCCATTAGTGGCCTTGGCGCAATTGTTAGCGGAACTGCCTCCCGATACCCGCCAAAGGTATCTGGAGGCGATCCCAGCCAATCCTGTGATGCCGTTGCAATTGCTCAGTGCCGGTCAAGTCGCGCTAGCAGACAATCAAGCCATCAGTACCAGTACTGTGTTCACCACCACGACCAATGACGATAACCTGCTGCAATTTATCCGAGTCGGCGATCAAGTCTTAATGGCGGGGCCGCTGGACATCGATCCCAGAGCTAACCTTCGTAGCCTGTTCACCCTGTTCTTCTATTTATCACTCGCCCTGGTCGCGCTGATCTGGGTTGGCCCGCTTTCTCGGGATTTGAGCATACTGCGTAAGGCCACTAAAGAGTTTGGCGAAGCCAAATGGGACACGCGGATTACCCTGTCAAATCGCTCTCAGGTCAAACCCTTAGCCAATACCTTTAACGAAATGGCGCGACATATCAGCGCCTTGATTGAGAACCAGAAACACCTGTCTAATGCGGTCTCCCATGAGATCCGCACGCCGCTGGCGAGACTCAAATTCGCCCTTGCACTTATGCCCATGTATTGTCAGCCCGATTCGGACGAACAAAAGCGCCAAGATTTTCTCGATGAGATGCAGCTCGATATCAAAGAAATGGAAGACTTACTCCAAGAACTACTGACCTACGCCAGCTTAGAGTCCCAGCGAGAAGGTATCCAGTTGGATGAATACGATTTAATTAATCTCATCAATCAAAGCATTAAGCGCCTAGAAACCTTAAGTCCAACGCCTATTACCTTAAAGACAGAAGTCGAAAAACTGCCCTTGTTTGGGGAACCTGCATTGATTGAACGTGCGCTGCAAAATTTACTGACCAATGCCCAACGCTTTGCCCGTACTGAAATCATTATTGAGGTTAAGCAAACGCAGCACAGGGTGAATTTAAGTGTGAGTAACGACGGCGAAGCTATCCCCGCGGTGGATTTACCCAAAGTGTTCGAGCCTTTTTATCGCAGCCAATCGGTGCAAAATGGCAATAAAGGGCATGGTTTGGGACTTGCGATCATCAAACGGATTATGCAGCGACACCAGGGGAATGTCAGCGTCACCAGTAATGCGCAACATACCCGATTTAATTTAATCTGGCCGAAGAAACGCAAGCTGTAA
- a CDS encoding acetate uptake transporter codes for MSTKLANPAPLGLMGFGMTTILLNIHNAGYFPIDSMILAMGIFYGGIGQVIVGIMCFMRGDTFGTTAFTSYGLFWLTLVGLILMPNAGIAASPTYFMGWYLTLWGIFTAFMFVGSLRYPRAKQFVFASLTVLFFLLAARDFTGSALIGTIAGFEGIICGASAIYFAMAQVLNNEYGRTILPVGELKK; via the coding sequence GTGTCTACAAAACTGGCTAATCCAGCGCCATTAGGTTTAATGGGCTTTGGTATGACAACGATTTTGTTAAACATCCATAACGCGGGATATTTCCCTATTGATTCTATGATCTTAGCCATGGGGATTTTTTACGGCGGCATTGGTCAAGTGATTGTGGGTATTATGTGTTTTATGCGCGGCGATACTTTCGGTACGACGGCATTTACCTCTTACGGGTTGTTTTGGTTAACATTAGTGGGATTAATCTTAATGCCTAATGCGGGCATTGCGGCGAGTCCAACGTATTTTATGGGCTGGTATTTAACACTTTGGGGCATATTCACCGCATTTATGTTTGTGGGTTCTTTACGTTATCCACGAGCTAAGCAATTTGTGTTTGCTTCTTTGACTGTCTTATTTTTCCTATTAGCGGCGCGTGATTTCACGGGCAGCGCCTTGATTGGCACTATTGCTGGCTTTGAAGGGATCATCTGTGGTGCGAGTGCGATTTATTTTGCGATGGCGCAGGTGCTCAATAATGAGTATGGCCGCACGATTTTACCGGTTGGTGAATTGAAAAAGTAA
- a CDS encoding DUF1289 domain-containing protein has translation MEQLAFFDIPSPCIGVCATDARGYCNGCLRSRDERFNWLTFSDAQKYDVIRLCTQRKRRRQLAMMKARQAQIEQERAALNPQLNFEPEPEADLDFGGFDLD, from the coding sequence ATGGAACAGTTAGCCTTTTTTGATATCCCCAGTCCCTGTATCGGTGTGTGTGCCACCGATGCGCGCGGTTACTGTAATGGTTGCCTGCGAAGCCGTGACGAAAGATTCAATTGGTTAACGTTTTCAGATGCGCAAAAGTACGATGTCATTCGGCTGTGCACTCAACGTAAACGCCGTCGCCAGTTGGCGATGATGAAAGCAAGGCAAGCGCAAATTGAGCAAGAAAGGGCGGCGTTAAATCCGCAGTTGAATTTTGAGCCTGAGCCCGAAGCCGATCTGGATTTTGGTGGCTTCGATCTAGACTAA
- a CDS encoding helix-turn-helix transcriptional regulator, whose translation MKTTDKIIQLLKLHGPLTAKTLAEELALTTMGVRQHLQALEDAGDVDIEDRVEGRGRPTRYWRLTEQSRSHFADRHEELTVQLIDSVKMIFGDQGLDKLIDHREQSALVQYRAAMEGATDIPTRLAILAKLRSNEGYMATMEQVDGVYFLLENHCPICAAATKCLNFCRSELQLFQQLFADIAVVSREEHIIEGARRCAYKIEAIPH comes from the coding sequence ATGAAAACCACTGATAAGATTATTCAATTGCTCAAGTTACATGGCCCGCTTACCGCTAAAACCTTAGCGGAGGAATTGGCGTTAACGACGATGGGCGTGCGTCAACATCTTCAGGCATTGGAAGACGCAGGCGATGTGGACATCGAAGATAGAGTTGAAGGTCGTGGTCGCCCAACGCGTTACTGGAGATTAACTGAACAGAGCCGCAGTCACTTTGCCGATCGTCATGAGGAATTGACGGTACAGCTAATTGATTCGGTGAAAATGATCTTTGGTGACCAAGGTTTAGATAAGCTTATCGACCACAGGGAGCAAAGTGCGTTAGTTCAGTATCGTGCCGCTATGGAAGGGGCGACAGATATTCCGACACGTTTGGCTATCCTTGCGAAATTACGCTCGAACGAAGGTTATATGGCGACGATGGAACAGGTAGATGGCGTGTATTTTTTACTCGAAAATCATTGTCCTATCTGCGCCGCAGCGACTAAGTGTTTAAACTTTTGCCGCTCAGAGTTACAACTTTTCCAGCAATTATTCGCCGATATCGCGGTGGTGAGCCGCGAAGAACATATCATCGAAGGTGCACGCCGCTGTGCATATAAGATTGAGGCTATTCCTCACTAG
- a CDS encoding NADPH-dependent FMN reductase, producing the protein MKLLIISTSQRPDSQSAKVGRYIAESSFSSPHAMGYASIHHLELCQFNLPFWDGEEDNKGEHWPEIEQSVDEADALVLITPEWGGMASPLLKNFLLMCTREETAHKPALLISVSNGIGGTYPIVEVKMNALKNNKLVPIPDHLIIRNVSHVLNAIPEGARDIALRERVQYSLYMLHQYAQALAPIRQQHAGQAYPKQQEYCYGM; encoded by the coding sequence ATGAAGTTACTCATCATCAGCACCAGCCAAAGACCCGACTCCCAAAGTGCTAAAGTCGGTCGCTACATTGCAGAAAGCAGTTTCTCATCTCCCCATGCTATGGGTTACGCCAGCATACATCACTTAGAGTTATGCCAATTTAACCTGCCATTTTGGGATGGAGAGGAAGACAACAAGGGGGAACACTGGCCCGAAATAGAGCAAAGCGTCGACGAAGCCGATGCGCTGGTACTTATCACCCCAGAATGGGGCGGCATGGCATCGCCACTACTGAAGAACTTTTTATTGATGTGTACTCGCGAAGAAACAGCCCATAAACCGGCACTATTAATCTCAGTATCGAACGGGATTGGCGGTACCTATCCCATCGTTGAAGTGAAGATGAATGCACTCAAAAACAATAAATTAGTGCCTATTCCCGATCACTTGATCATCCGCAATGTCAGCCATGTACTCAATGCCATTCCCGAGGGTGCCCGGGATATCGCACTCAGGGAAAGAGTGCAGTACAGCTTGTATATGCTGCATCAATACGCCCAAGCATTAGCACCCATTCGTCAACAACATGCCGGACAAGCGTACCCAAAGCAGCAGGAATACTGTTACGGTATGTAA
- the cysM gene encoding cysteine synthase CysM, protein MSDFPTIEACIGQTPLVRLQRLNCGTSTVLLKLEGNNPAGSVKDRAALNMIIQAELRQEIRPGDTLIEATSGNTGIALAMAAAIKGYKMILIMPENSTQERKDAMQAYGAELMLVDNMETARDLALQLQTEGKGKVLDQFNNQDNANAHFLTTGPEIWQQSQGKITHFVSSMGTTGTIMGVSKYLKSCNPDITIVGLQPADGSSIPGIRRWPQAYLPGIFDASRVDLVMDVEEQDAKTMARALAREEGICAGVSSGGAVFAALEIARRYPDSVVVAIVCDRGDRYLSSGLFS, encoded by the coding sequence GTGTCTGACTTTCCGACAATTGAAGCCTGTATTGGGCAAACTCCGCTGGTTCGCTTGCAGCGGCTTAACTGTGGCACCTCAACTGTACTGTTAAAGTTGGAAGGTAATAACCCAGCGGGTTCAGTGAAGGATCGTGCAGCACTCAATATGATCATTCAGGCCGAACTGCGTCAAGAGATCCGCCCGGGTGATACGCTTATCGAGGCGACGAGTGGCAATACTGGGATTGCGTTAGCGATGGCGGCGGCGATCAAAGGATACAAGATGATCCTGATTATGCCCGAAAACTCGACCCAAGAGCGTAAGGATGCGATGCAAGCTTATGGCGCAGAACTCATGCTGGTGGATAACATGGAAACGGCGCGGGATTTGGCACTGCAGTTACAAACCGAAGGCAAAGGTAAGGTGCTGGATCAGTTTAATAATCAAGATAATGCGAATGCGCATTTCCTCACCACAGGTCCGGAAATCTGGCAACAGAGTCAAGGTAAAATCACTCACTTTGTCTCTAGCATGGGGACAACTGGCACCATAATGGGTGTGTCTAAATACCTTAAAAGCTGTAATCCTGACATCACGATTGTCGGCCTTCAGCCCGCCGATGGCAGTAGCATTCCTGGGATCCGCCGTTGGCCGCAGGCCTACTTGCCGGGGATTTTCGATGCATCCCGTGTAGATTTAGTCATGGATGTTGAAGAGCAAGATGCAAAAACCATGGCGAGAGCCTTAGCGCGCGAAGAAGGGATTTGTGCTGGCGTTAGCTCTGGTGGTGCAGTGTTTGCTGCGCTGGAGATAGCGAGACGATATCCAGATTCAGTGGTCGTGGCGATTGTTTGTGATAGGGGCGATCGTTACCTTTCATCAGGGCTTTTTTCCTGA
- the cysP gene encoding thiosulfate ABC transporter substrate-binding protein CysP, producing the protein MQIKVIKALLGTLFLGTSLNVAAADQTLLNSSYDIARELFSAYNPVFAKHWQEKTGKTVEIKQSHAGSSAQARSILQGLPADVVTFNQVTDVQVLHDRGKLIPENWQQLLPNASSPYYSTIAFLVRKGNPKQISDWGDLARDDVKLVFPNPKTSGNARYTYLAALGYAQKSFGKDNQASLDQFLKKFLGNVAVFDTGGRGATTSFVERGIGDVLITFESEVNNIRQQYGADDYQVIVPKTSILAEFPVAVVEKNAKRNGTQELATEYLNYLYSEESQRLLAGFNYRVNNEKVQAEFAKQFPTVDLLTVEQIIGGWDNAMKTQFANGAKLDELLKR; encoded by the coding sequence ATGCAAATAAAAGTGATAAAGGCCCTACTGGGAACGCTCTTTCTGGGAACGTCACTCAATGTGGCTGCCGCAGATCAAACCCTGCTGAATTCTTCTTACGATATCGCGCGGGAATTATTCAGTGCCTACAACCCCGTTTTCGCCAAACATTGGCAAGAGAAAACAGGTAAAACTGTCGAGATTAAACAATCCCATGCTGGATCATCGGCACAGGCACGCTCAATTCTGCAAGGATTGCCAGCAGATGTGGTGACGTTTAACCAAGTGACAGACGTACAGGTACTCCATGACCGCGGTAAATTGATCCCAGAAAATTGGCAACAATTACTGCCTAACGCCAGTTCACCTTACTATTCCACCATCGCATTTTTGGTACGCAAAGGTAACCCAAAACAGATCAGCGACTGGGGCGATTTAGCAAGAGATGACGTTAAACTGGTCTTTCCTAACCCAAAAACCTCTGGTAATGCGCGCTACACCTATTTAGCCGCATTAGGTTATGCCCAAAAAAGCTTTGGTAAGGATAATCAGGCTTCACTGGATCAATTTCTGAAAAAATTCCTCGGCAACGTAGCCGTGTTTGATACTGGCGGTCGTGGTGCAACCACCTCGTTTGTAGAACGCGGTATCGGTGATGTGCTGATTACGTTTGAATCGGAAGTGAACAATATCCGTCAGCAATATGGTGCCGACGATTACCAAGTCATAGTGCCAAAAACATCTATTCTGGCTGAGTTTCCCGTCGCTGTGGTAGAGAAAAACGCTAAACGCAACGGCACACAGGAGCTAGCGACTGAGTATTTGAATTATCTCTACAGCGAAGAATCACAACGACTATTGGCCGGCTTCAACTATCGTGTAAACAACGAAAAGGTTCAGGCTGAGTTTGCTAAACAGTTTCCTACGGTTGACCTGCTGACTGTTGAGCAAATCATCGGTGGTTGGGATAATGCCATGAAAACGCAGTTTGCTAACGGTGCAAAACTCGATGAGTTACTCAAGCGCTAA
- a CDS encoding DUF3019 domain-containing protein — translation MTLPQLSLLCFLGLSLGLMGPSSAQAKTRDSSLKLTPEICITSSETQACDVYIELQWELAKDELICILSDNAAYPKWCSDSVSTHTLSMKIHTMTDIQFVMVSKNSNQTLAGAKLKITSASQPQVRRRYRNPWSLF, via the coding sequence GTGACGCTGCCTCAGTTAAGCTTGCTTTGCTTTCTTGGTCTAAGCCTCGGCTTGATGGGCCCAAGTTCTGCACAAGCTAAAACTCGCGACTCGTCACTTAAACTCACACCCGAAATTTGTATTACCAGTTCAGAAACTCAGGCCTGCGACGTCTATATTGAACTGCAGTGGGAGCTCGCCAAAGATGAGCTTATCTGTATTTTGTCCGACAATGCCGCCTATCCCAAATGGTGCAGTGATTCAGTTTCAACCCATACGTTAAGCATGAAAATCCATACCATGACGGATATTCAATTTGTCATGGTGAGTAAAAACAGTAACCAAACTTTGGCTGGTGCCAAACTTAAAATCACTTCTGCATCACAACCTCAGGTTCGCAGACGTTACCGCAACCCTTGGAGTTTATTTTAA
- a CDS encoding tetratricopeptide repeat protein has translation MSGYRIKNLSASPVLIRSNLLFLALFLVTLASSFFAQASDAVNPPEAARPSAIHDKPLVERYVLDELKSLRHDQQDLERRLTIDITDRELAVADKSMNYANVTVTYFFYIIAGVASLVAFIGWQSLREIKTHTAKLAANQLQSIAEQYEEKFKVLEQELKRKSRTITDNNREIEIINEIHNLWLRAQSAQTPEQKIEVYDEILTIRPGDLEALTYKADAAMEMREFNWAQSLCNRVLEVDPTNAHAFYQRACAFACLGVEDRAISDLERAIHNSASFKELALEEADFSQLKGHARFETLLAYHEPEKP, from the coding sequence GTGAGTGGTTACCGCATCAAAAACTTATCCGCAAGTCCCGTTTTAATACGTTCGAACCTGCTATTTTTAGCCTTGTTTTTAGTGACGCTTGCGAGCTCTTTTTTCGCCCAAGCGAGTGATGCAGTTAATCCTCCTGAAGCGGCTCGCCCCTCCGCTATCCATGATAAACCGCTGGTCGAGCGTTACGTCCTCGATGAACTTAAATCCCTCAGACACGATCAACAGGATCTCGAGCGTCGTCTCACCATCGACATCACCGACCGCGAACTCGCCGTAGCTGACAAATCGATGAACTACGCCAATGTCACTGTGACTTACTTCTTCTATATCATCGCGGGTGTCGCCTCGTTAGTCGCCTTTATCGGTTGGCAATCCCTGCGGGAAATCAAAACGCACACAGCCAAACTGGCTGCTAACCAGCTGCAAAGTATTGCCGAACAATACGAAGAAAAGTTCAAAGTACTTGAGCAAGAACTCAAGCGTAAGAGCCGTACTATCACGGACAATAATCGCGAGATTGAGATTATCAATGAGATCCATAACCTCTGGCTACGGGCGCAAAGTGCGCAAACGCCAGAGCAAAAGATTGAAGTCTATGATGAGATTCTCACGATTCGACCAGGGGATTTAGAAGCCCTGACCTACAAGGCCGACGCCGCAATGGAAATGCGTGAATTTAACTGGGCACAAAGCCTGTGTAATCGCGTTCTGGAAGTGGACCCAACTAACGCCCACGCTTTTTATCAAAGAGCCTGCGCCTTTGCGTGCTTAGGGGTTGAAGATAGAGCAATTTCTGATTTAGAGCGCGCCATTCATAACAGTGCATCCTTCAAGGAACTGGCCTTAGAAGAGGCGGATTTCTCACAACTTAAAGGACATGCTCGTTTCGAAACCTTATTGGCCTATCACGAACCTGAAAAGCCCTAA
- a CDS encoding MipA/OmpV family protein produces the protein MYRILFVLITSLSILPSVGMAKETCASENQCIEMNNWDLGVAIGWGQKSNPLKDFDDIPLFFIPTVAYYGEHWFFDNGNLGYTLAEQESFTFNLVTSYSLDRAYFYRWDPSNIFLNRGTQVEAKAINNMSLSTEPEREFNSLETRNFTLLGGAEAFIYTRLGIIRLAYTHDMFNVHQGSEAQIKWTYGWDYDRFIFEFALVFDWKSQAVVDYYYGVRPSENAYWSEQYQAKSGWDKGAEMTARYILTDNWDLLLAVRYTLIADEIAASPLLDQDYSSTYFIGAAYRF, from the coding sequence ATGTATCGCATCCTTTTTGTCCTCATTACAAGTTTAAGTATTTTGCCTTCTGTCGGAATGGCGAAAGAAACCTGCGCATCAGAAAATCAGTGTATTGAGATGAACAACTGGGATCTCGGCGTCGCCATTGGCTGGGGACAAAAAAGCAATCCACTCAAGGATTTTGACGATATTCCACTGTTCTTTATCCCTACAGTGGCCTATTACGGCGAACACTGGTTCTTCGATAATGGTAATTTAGGCTACACCTTAGCCGAGCAAGAAAGCTTCACGTTCAATCTCGTCACCAGTTATAGCTTAGATAGAGCCTATTTCTATCGATGGGACCCATCGAATATCTTTTTGAACCGCGGCACACAAGTCGAAGCCAAAGCCATAAATAACATGTCTTTGTCGACAGAACCCGAACGTGAATTTAATTCTTTAGAGACGCGGAACTTCACCCTACTTGGCGGTGCCGAAGCATTCATCTATACCCGACTCGGCATTATTCGATTGGCGTACACCCATGATATGTTTAATGTTCATCAAGGTTCAGAAGCACAAATAAAATGGACCTATGGCTGGGATTACGATCGTTTCATTTTTGAATTCGCACTGGTGTTTGATTGGAAGAGCCAAGCAGTGGTCGATTATTATTATGGCGTTAGACCGAGTGAAAACGCCTATTGGAGTGAACAATATCAAGCAAAATCAGGTTGGGATAAAGGTGCGGAAATGACGGCCCGTTATATATTAACTGACAATTGGGATCTACTCTTGGCAGTTCGTTACACTCTAATTGCCGATGAGATTGCCGCCAGTCCCTTGTTAGACCAAGACTATAGCAGCACCTACTTTATCGGCGCAGCCTATAGGTTCTAA
- a CDS encoding response regulator yields the protein MTSPQSNHRVLLVEDDVRLANLIVDYLKSHGMHVEVERRGDTVLTRLINYKPDIILLDIMLPGMDGLTLCEKLPDYFAGPILLMSALGSSEDQIKGLELGADDYVVKPVDPALLVARINNLLRRQNQPPQAESHCLTFGKLSIDPHTHAIRLNETEIDLTSHEFELLWLLASQAGQVLSRQYIYQLLLNIDFDGKDRKIDVRISRLRKKLNDNIETPFRIKTVWGQGYLFAPEA from the coding sequence ATGACAAGCCCACAATCGAACCACAGAGTATTATTGGTTGAAGACGACGTTCGCTTAGCAAACTTGATTGTAGATTACCTAAAATCCCATGGTATGCATGTTGAAGTTGAACGCCGTGGCGACACAGTATTAACGCGATTAATCAATTACAAGCCAGATATCATACTGTTAGACATTATGCTGCCGGGCATGGATGGCCTCACCCTGTGTGAGAAACTGCCCGACTATTTTGCAGGCCCAATCCTGCTAATGAGCGCACTTGGCTCAAGCGAAGATCAAATCAAAGGCTTAGAACTCGGTGCCGATGACTATGTGGTTAAGCCCGTCGATCCTGCTCTGTTAGTCGCGCGGATCAACAACTTACTTCGTCGTCAGAATCAGCCACCTCAGGCGGAATCCCACTGTTTGACCTTTGGTAAACTGAGTATCGACCCGCATACCCACGCGATTCGCCTCAATGAAACTGAAATCGATCTCACCAGCCACGAATTCGAGTTGCTGTGGTTACTGGCCTCACAAGCTGGCCAAGTACTCAGCCGTCAGTATATCTATCAGCTGTTACTCAATATTGATTTCGATGGTAAAGATCGAAAAATTGACGTGCGTATCTCTAGATTACGTAAAAAACTCAACGATAATATCGAGACACCTTTCAGAATTAAAACCGTTTGGGGACAAGGTTACCTCTTTGCTCCTGAAGCCTAG